CACGCGCGCATCAATAGCATCAACACGGATGCCGCCACAAAAATTCCGGGCGTTCTGTCCGTCATCACCAGCAAGGACTTGGAGAAATACAATCTGCATTGGATGCCGACGTTGATGAGCGACAAGCAGATGGTCTTGCCGGTGGATACGGTGATGTACTATGGGCAAGAAGTCGCCGCGGTCGTAGCGACCTCGCGCTATGCGGCGGCGGATGGCGTCGCCGCGCTCGACGTGGATTACGATCCGTTGACGCCGGTCGTGGATCCGTTCTTCGCGCTCCAACCGAACGCGCCGGTGATTCGTTTCGACCGCGCGGAAAAGACGAATCGCATCTGGCATTGGCAAGTCGGTGATCTGGCGGCGACGGACGCGGAAATGAACAAGGCGGATGTCGTCGTCAAGCAAGATATGTACATCCCGCGCATCCACGTCGCCTCGATTGAAACGTGCGGCTGCGTCGCATCCTGGGACGCGACCGAAGGCAAACTCACGATGTACATGACGACGCAAGCGCCGCACGCGATTCGGACGGTCATCGCGCTCGTCGCGGGACACCTGGGTTTGCAGGAAAACAAAATCCGCGTGATCTCGCCGGACATTGGCGGCGGATTCGGCGGCAAGGTGCCGGTCTATCCTGGGTATGTCATCGCGATTGCCGCGTCCGTCCTGACCGGTCGCTCGGTCAAATGGATCGAAGACCGCACGGAGAATCTGATTGCCGATTCGTTCGCGCGCGACTATCACGTGCACGCCGAACTCGGCGCGCGCAAAGACGGCAAGATCACCGCGTTGAAAATCAACACCATCGCCGATCACGGCGCGTTCGATTCGGCGGCGAATCCCAGCAAATTCCCGGCGGGATTGTTCTCGATCTGCACCGGCTCGTACGATTTCCAAAAGGCGTTCGCTGAAGTGGACGGCGTGTACACCAACAAACCGCCGGGAGGCATCGCGTATCGCTGTTCGTTCCGCGTGACCGAAGCGGTGCACACCATCGAACGCATGGTGGACATTCTCGCGCATCAACTCAACATGGACCCGGCGGATGTGCGAATGCGGAATTTCATTCCGCCGGAAAAATTTCCGTACAAGTCCGCGCTCGGCTGGGAGTACGATAGCGGCAACTATGCAGGCGCGCTGGAAAAAGCCAAGCAAATCATCGGCTATGATTTGTTGCGCGTCGAGCAAGCCGAGAAACGCAAGCGCGGCGAGTTGATGGGCATCGGCATTTCGACGTTCACGGAAATTGTCGGCGCGGGTCCATCGCACACGTTCGACATCCTGGGCATCAAGATGTTCGACTCGGCGGAAATTCGCATTCACCCGACCGGCAAAGTGATCGCGCGCTTCGGCACGAAATCGCAAGGGCAAGGACACGAGACGACGTACGCGCAAATCATCGCGCATGAACTGGGAATTCCGGAAGACGACATCTCGGTCGAAGAAGGCGATACCGACACAGCGCCGTACGGACTGGGCACGTACGCCTCGCGTTCGACGCCGACGGCGGGCGCGGCGGCGGCGATGGCGTGTCGCAAGATTCGGGAGAAATCGAAAAAGATCGCGGCGCATCTGCTTGAAGCGCGCGAGGACGACCTGGTTTGGGAGCGCGGCAAGTTTTTCGTGAAAGGTTCGCCCGACCGCGCCAAAACGATTCAGGAAATCGCGTTCGCCGCGTACACGAATCATCCGCTCGGGATGGAAGCCGGGTTGGAAGCAGTGGATTACTATGATCCGCCGAATCTCACATTCCCGTTCGGCGCGTACATCTGCGTTGTGGATCTTGATCGCGGCACGGGGCAGGTCAAGATTCGCCGTTTCGTCGCGGTGGACGATTGCGGCAACATCATCAACCCGATGATCGTGGATGGACAGATTCACGGCGGCTTGACGATGGGCATGGCGCCGGCGTTGATGGAGGAAATCGTCTACGAC
This portion of the Chloroflexota bacterium genome encodes:
- a CDS encoding carbon-monoxide dehydrogenase large subunit, which encodes MAAIAHGMGADVKRKEDARFIRGKGNYIDDIKLPGMLWLDIVRSPLAHARINSINTDAATKIPGVLSVITSKDLEKYNLHWMPTLMSDKQMVLPVDTVMYYGQEVAAVVATSRYAAADGVAALDVDYDPLTPVVDPFFALQPNAPVIRFDRAEKTNRIWHWQVGDLAATDAEMNKADVVVKQDMYIPRIHVASIETCGCVASWDATEGKLTMYMTTQAPHAIRTVIALVAGHLGLQENKIRVISPDIGGGFGGKVPVYPGYVIAIAASVLTGRSVKWIEDRTENLIADSFARDYHVHAELGARKDGKITALKINTIADHGAFDSAANPSKFPAGLFSICTGSYDFQKAFAEVDGVYTNKPPGGIAYRCSFRVTEAVHTIERMVDILAHQLNMDPADVRMRNFIPPEKFPYKSALGWEYDSGNYAGALEKAKQIIGYDLLRVEQAEKRKRGELMGIGISTFTEIVGAGPSHTFDILGIKMFDSAEIRIHPTGKVIARFGTKSQGQGHETTYAQIIAHELGIPEDDISVEEGDTDTAPYGLGTYASRSTPTAGAAAAMACRKIREKSKKIAAHLLEAREDDLVWERGKFFVKGSPDRAKTIQEIAFAAYTNHPLGMEAGLEAVDYYDPPNLTFPFGAYICVVDLDRGTGQVKIRRFVAVDDCGNIINPMIVDGQIHGGLTMGMAPALMEEIVYDENGVNLTGSFSDYLLPTAMETPHWELDKTVTPSPHHPLGAKGVGESATVGAPPAIANAVVDALAHLGVTNIDIPITPPKVWQILKEKGVAL